Part of the Candidatus Zymogenus saltonus genome is shown below.
TTGTTATCAGGATTTTCCGGCAGCCACCACTCCCCCTCAATTTCAAATGAATTAATCATTATTCTTTGCTCCAATATTATTTTTTAATAGCAATGTCTTGTTATAATAGTTAATATTTGATTCGCTAAAAAGTGTTTGATTTCTACGGAAATTTTAAATTAAGAAGTTACACCACCTTATTAAAAACTATCTCACATCAACGGCGGAGAGCGGCGTCAGGAAGTGGTACGTCAGCGAGGCGTCCTTCCCCATGATCTCCTCGGCCATGGCGATCGCCTCGGTGAGGTCCTTCGCGGGGAGAAGCCCCAGCTTCTCGGCCACCCTTTTGTCCTTTACGCCCGCGGCGATTATCTTCTGGGGGTGATTCAGCCCCTTCGATGCCCAGTACCATGCTATGATCGAGTGGGCGCCGTGGTACGCGTATTCGTTCCGGTAGAGGTCAATATATCTCTCATCCTTCGCGAACTGAAGCTCCAGCTCCTCCGGGACGTCCTCCGGGTTCTTGTACTCCGGCAGATGGTTCATGTAAAAGTCGTAGTAGGAAGGGTGGTGCCTCATGTGAAATTGCTCCTCAAAGGGATTTGCAATGATGATGACACCGTCCTTCTTGACCAGTGGCTTTCCCCTGTAGAAGTTGAAATAATAGCCCATCGCCATGACAATAACGAGGATCGGATTAATGTTCGAGAGGGCGGCGTAGGGGCAAAAGTTTGGGACCCCATAGACGACGATGTCGGACTGGCCTTCTACCGGGATGTTCTGCTGCTTAAACAGGAGCTCGAGGGTCCTTTTGTGAACAAGGTCCACCTTTCCGGCGTTGACGCCGATCATTCGATAACCCGCCGAGAGGGATTTGCTGATCTTCTTCTTGATCACGCTCGGCGTCATCCTGGATGCGGGGACGACGGCCCTGATTATCGGCGACGGCTTTCTCCTAATGTCTTTCCCTATCGGGGTAAGGTGTTTGGCGATAGCCTTCGGCCAGACGCTGTTATTAAGGACGGTCTCTACCATGA
Proteins encoded:
- a CDS encoding DUF2088 domain-containing protein, with the translated sequence MPVYKREFVFSGDDLTIYDFPEKTRIIYPPGPFPAIADEKAAIVNALDRPLGTPPLISMVDPTSRVTIAFDDPCIPVPPMIKDTRGQIIEAVIEKLFAAGIKKKNIRLICAGGIHRKWTLRELSTILGRKVTREFRKNISCHDAEDPASIVSLGKTEAGEDVEVNRSLVDSDLVIYANLNFITMNGGWKSAAVGLSTYNSIRSHHHHKTLKVGSLIDPETSAMLSSISRMGEIIEKNTNFFMVETVLNNSVWPKAIAKHLTPIGKDIRRKPSPIIRAVVPASRMTPSVIKKKISKSLSAGYRMIGVNAGKVDLVHKRTLELLFKQQNIPVEGQSDIVVYGVPNFCPYAALSNINPILVIVMAMGYYFNFYRGKPLVKKDGVIIIANPFEEQFHMRHHPSYYDFYMNHLPEYKNPEDVPEELELQFAKDERYIDLYRNEYAYHGAHSIIAWYWASKGLNHPQKIIAAGVKDKRVAEKLGLLPAKDLTEAIAMAEEIMGKDASLTYHFLTPLSAVDVR